The genomic interval ATTTGAAGCATTCCCAGATTCAGTATTCGGTACAGACTCTCATACAACAATGATCAATGGTATCGGTGTTCTTGGATGGGGTGTAGGTGGTATCGAAGCGGAAGCAGGTATGCTTGGACAACCTTCATATTTCCCAGTTCCAGAAGTAATCGGTGTTAAATTAACTGGTCGTCTTCCACAAGGAACAACTGCAACTGACCTTGCACTAAAAGTAACTCAAGTTCTTCGTGCAGAAGGCGTTGTAGGTAAATTCGTTGAGTTCTTCGGTCCTGGTGTAGGTTTACTACCACTTGCTGACCGTGCAACAATTGCAAACATGGCTCCTGAATACGGTGCAACTTGCGGATTCTTCCCAATCGACGATGAAGCACTTGATTACCTACGTTTAACTGGCCGTGATGAAACACAAATTAAAGTTGTTGAAGCATATTGCAAAAACAACGAATTATTCTACACAGCTGATAAAGAAGATCCAACATACACTAAAGTTGTTGAAATCAACCTTGCTGACATTGAACCAAACCTTTCTGGTCCAAAACGTCCACAAGATTTGATTCCACTTTCTCAAATGAAACAATCTTTCCATGATGCAATCAATGCACCAATGGGTAACCAAGGTTTCGGTTTAAGCGAGAAAGAATTGGATAAAGAAATCACTGTTAAATTTGCTGATGGTACAGAAACAAACATGAAAACTGGTGCTATTGCAATCGCTGCGATCACTAGCTGTACAAATACATCTAACCCATACGTAATGCTTGGAGCAGGTCTTATTGCGAAAAAAGCAGTTGAAAAAGGCCTAACTGTTCCTGATTATGTAAAAACTTCTTTAGCACCAGGTTCTAAAGTTGTTACAGGTTACCTTCGTGATGCAGGTCTACAACCATACCTTGATCAATTAGGATTCAACGTAGTTGGTTACGGATGTACAACATGTATCGGTAACTCAGGTCCATTAGCGGACGAAATCGAATCAGCTGTTGCAGAAGCAGATCTATTAATCACATCTGTACTTTCTGGTAACCGTAACTTTGAAGGACGTATTCACCCACTAGTAAAAGGTAACTACCTAGCTTCTCCAACTCTAGTTGTAGCTTACGCTCTTGCTGGTACTGTAGATATCGACCTACAAAAAGATTCTTTAGGTAAAGACAAAGATGGTAACGATGTATACTTAAATGACATCTGGCCATCAATCGAGGAAGTTAACGAAGTTGTTAAAGCAACAGTTACTCCTGAATTATTCCGTAAAGAATATGAAACAGTATTCACGGATAACCAACGTTGGAACGAAATCGAAACTAGCAACGACGAAATCTATACTTTCGATACAAAATCAACGTACATTCAAAACCCACCATTCTTCGAAGGAATGTCAGCTGAACCAGGAACAGTTAACCCACTTAGCGGTCTTCGCGTAGTTGGTAAATTCGGTGACTCAGTAACAACTGACCACATTTCTCCTGCAGGTTCAATCGGTAAAGATACACCAGCTGGTATCTACCTACGTGAAAATGGTGTTGCAATTCGCGACTTCAACTCTTACGGATCTCGTCGTGGTAACCACGAAGTAATGATGCGCGGAACATTCGCTAACATCCGTATCCGTAACCAAATCGCTCCAGGTACAGAAGGTGGATTCACTACTTACTGGCCAACAGGCGATGTAATGGCTATCTATGATGCTTGTATGAAATACAAAGCTGACGGAACTGGCCTTGCTATCTTAGCTGGTAAAGACTACGGTATGGGATCTTCTCGTGACTGGGCTGCTAAAGGTACAAACCTTCTTGGCATTAAAACAGTTATCGCAGAAAGCTTCGAGCGTATCCACCGTTCTAACCTTGTGTTAATGGGTGTTCTTCCGCTTCAATTCAAAGCTGGAGAAAATGCTGAAACACTTGGCTTAACTGGTGAAGAAGCAATCGCTGTTCAAGTTGATGAAACAGTTAAACCACGTGATCTAGTAAAAGTTACAGCTACTGCTAAAGATGGTTCTGTAAAAGAATTCGAAGTACTAGTACGTTTCGACTCTGAAGTTGAAATCGACTACTACCGTCACGGTGGTATTCTTCCAATGGTATTACGCGGAAAATTACAAGCGTAATTATAGTTGGGAAAACGGCAAACCTACATTTTAGGTTTGCCGTTTTTTTATTGGAGAAATACTTTCCATGTGTCGTCATTATTGATACTATTTAAAGAAGAAATGTAAAATTGTACTAATTAATGAGTGTGATTAATAGGGTAAACGAGAATGCCAACATAGGGAGGCTGTTTTATGATTAAAAAAGTTATCGCTTCAATTTTTTTACTTTCTCTGATCACTTTCTCTATTGTACAAGCAATGGATCAGCAAAAAGAAAAGAAAACAGAAGAGTTAGATCAATTAGGCGGATTAACGATTGGTGGGGAGGCCCCAGATTTTACGTTAAAAACGCTAGAAGGGAAAGAAGTTTCTTTATCGGATTATAAGGGGAAAAAAGTGATGTTAAACTTTTGGGCGACCTGGTGTCCGCCATGTAAAAAAGAAATGCCAGCTATGCAGCAATTTTCTGAAGAAGCAGGAGAGGATATAGTTGTTTTGGCTGTGAATATGGATCCAGAAAATGATGTAGAAGGATTTGCGTTAAATTATGAATTAACCTTTCCAATTGTTCTAGATCAGCCAGAGTCAGGAAGTCTTATCAGTGAACAGTATAAAATCATGAGTATTCCTACGACTTTTTTTATTGATCGTGATGGCATTATTCAACATAAGTTCTTTGGTGAGATGCAGTTGAAAGATATGGAACGAAATATGAATAGTATGGAATAAGGAGCTAAAAGAGGCTCCTTTTTTATATTTTTTGTAAATTTGGAAATAATAAAAAATACAAACTTTTACGATTAGTAAATCAAGGGACCTGTGCACATAGTTATCCGTTCCTTGAAGCTTAACTGATTCTTCTTGTTTTTGAACTGGAAATCTGGATTTGCTATAAAAAATGGAAGTAGGTGATAAAATGAAAAGACACAAAAAAACATTTGAACAATTAATACAGGATAATAAAAGAGAGCTGCTGGAAGATTATAAAATGCTTGAAATCATTGAAGAAAGAATTGAGAAACGACATATGCAAAAAGCCGAGTAAAAACTGGTAGCTATATTTCCTGCTATTTGATGCAAATTAATAGTAGGAGGCGATATTGATGAGTAACCCAAAAAAAGATTCCAAACACTTTAATCCTAATCACGTTGGGACAAAACAGAGAGCATTTGGTGGAAACAAAGGAAAGCAAATGCAAGATCAAACAAGTCCAACTCCTCAAGTGATTCAAACAAAAGGGGAATAGCTGTTACATCTATATTCATAATAAGTATCTTATAATTATGTTATGTAAACAAAAAAGTTGGTAGGGGGAAAAATGATGACTAAACCAAATCCAGATAATCGTGCCGATAACGTAGAAAAGCTGCAAACAGCTATTGAAAATACACGAGAGAATATACAGGCTGCAAATGAAGCAATCGAATGTTCATCATCAGCTGACACGGAAGCAATTCAGGCTAAAAATGAGCGAAGAATGGAAAGTATAAACTCGATGGAAGCTGAAATTGAAGATGAGCAAGCAGCTCGAAAAAACGGATATAAGAGCAGTAATCAGTTTCAATAAATAATGCAAAAAGGCTATCCAAAGTTTTTTATTTGGATAGTCTTTTTTAACTATTAGCAATGGGTACAGTAATTATTTTGACGTGAAGGCAACTCGAATATTCAGTTTTCCAATCGAAATTATGGTAAGATGATGATGAGACACGTTAGTAAAAGGAGAGAGAGACTTATGCATATTGCTGAACATCAAATAGAAGTGCGTTACGCAGAAACCGATCAAATGGGCGTAGTCTATCATGCTAATTATTTAGTATGGATGGAACTGGGACGCACGCAGCTAATACGTGAATTAGGCTTTGAGTATGCTCAAATGGAGGCTGATGGTATCCTATCACCTGTGATTGATATTCAGGTTTCTTATAAAACGCCAGTCCGTTATGGACAAGTGGCAATAATTAAGACATGGATTGAAAGCTATGATGGAATTCGAGTCGTTTATGGGTATGAGATTTTCAACGGAAATCAAGACTTAGCTGTAACGGGTCAGTCCTCACATGTATGTGTAAAAAAAGAAAGTTTTCGTCCTATTTCTATTAAACGGCTTTTTCCTGAGTGGCACGAGGCCTATGAGAAGAATAAGAAGCTAGTTTAAAACGATAATTTACATAAGTTGAGGTGAAAAAAGCCTTGGCCTTCGGGATTAAGCGTAAAGATCTAGAAGAATGGAAGTACCGAATTGATGCAGGGGAAATTGCTTTTTTAACACATTATTGGTTGGATGATCGATTTCCAGGCTGTAAAACGGTGACCAAAGTCGGCTGCAAAGATTTAGATCGTTTAGCCAAATGGGGACAACAGTATGGTTTAAAGAGAGAATGGATTGATCTTAGAAAAGATGGCTACTCTCATTTTGATTTACTGGGGGAAAAGCAAAAACAAATTTTAGCAGCAGAAGGAATTCACGAAAAGCTGATAAAATAACAACAGCGGCACTTAGCCGCTGTTGTTATTTTGCATACGAAAATTCTGGTTCACCTAGTTTTTTATTAAAGCGAATAATTAGGTCATGACCATCGAAAAACCAAAGGTCATTTTCTTCGATAAAGAAGGTTACTCCATCTTGCTCTGTTAATACAATCGGGTGAACCGGACGTTCCTGAGAAATACCTAAAGAAAAGCCAGCTTGAATACTGCTGTGGCCGCCATACCTTACAAAAAAACGAATATATGCACCTGAAGATAAAGCTAGTTCCTCTTTATACCAATCTACTGCTTCATTAGAAATTTTAATATTCACTATGTCTCCTCCTTCTGTCGAACCCTCGATTTTGTATAGAGCAAAAGTTACATAAGTTGTAAAAAAGCAGAATATTATTTCTGCATATATAAATCATTTTCTAAAAGTGTCTAAAAAGTTCACAAATATAGGTGATATTTATAAAATATAACATGTTTATTTGTGGTATTATAGGACTATAAATAGGTTTTAATACCTATTTTTTGTTTTCGTCTAATTCTGCTAGTTTTTTTAGAAGAATAGGCATGGGCATATGCATTACTTGTTCTAGTGGAACATTCAACGCTTTTGCTAGTTTGATGGCTGTTTCAGGTGAAATTTGTAATGGTTTCATAGTAGAAGCTCCTTATTTTTCAAGATTTTATAGATGAAGAATACATGTATTACGAAAACAAGTGAAACTTTACCCAGCAGGTTATTGCCCCTTTCCTCATATCGTTCCTCGCTTTTTCTCCATCTTGTACTAGGTATTAACACCTATTTATGTAAGATTTATTGAAAGCTATATCAAGAAAAAATAAAAGTTCGCTTTAATCATTCCAACTAAATCTAAATAGAATCAGTAAAGCTTAAGATAAAAGAAAAAGATTGAAGCAAGCCATTCTTATAACGATTATTACTGAATCTGCGCCAGTAGTTTTGGTAATAAGGATAAGCTAACCGCTTGGCTATAAAACTCCTTGTATTGTAGCATGAATGTGGACAAAAAGCATGCTTGAGAAGTAGGTGAAACATATGAATTTATACATAATACTTGTTTTTTTAGAGAAAGAAAAGGTCTTTGAATTCATTTTTCGGGTATGTAGTGAACGGCGCAGACAGACTAACATATATAGGCGACAGGTACAGCCGTTTTTTGAATGCTTTATATTTTTTCGCTAGGCATGTAACAGTGATTCTTTCACGGGAGGGAAGTAGATGAAGGTACTATCCAAATTGAAGAAACGAATGAACAAAGTTTTGACAGTAAATCCGGCAGCAGGGGAGATAAAGGTAAGCGATTCAGAAATAAAAAAACAGCTAAAAATGATTGATTTAACAGAGAATGACCTCCGTATCATTTTTGCGTTCGGAGAAGTCATTTATGCCCAAATTGATGAACTTTTGGATGGCTTTTATCAAGCGTTATTGGAAGTTCCAGGGTTAAAGTCAATTATTACGAAGCATAGCACAATAGAACGCCTGCGTTCTACATTATATACACATATTGTTACATTATTTGAAGGTGTTATTGATGATTCTTTTGTCGAAGCCCGTCTGCAAGTAGCTAAGAGCCACTATCGGATTGGTTTGGCATCGCGTTGGTATTTGTCCGCGTTCCAAAGCTTACAAAATTCAATGTTATCATTAATCTATACATACGTACATAATGAAGAAGAGCAACGCGCTGTAATCTTTGCTATTACGAAAATACTAAGCTTTGAACGGCAATTAGTTATTCAGGCTTATGAAATGGAAAATCTGAAAGCACGTGAAATAGAATATGAAAAAGTCAAAAAAGATGTACAACGTCATATTTTAGGGATAAGTGAGGAATTACTCATATTAAGTGAAGAAACACATACTTCAATTAAGACGCTAGGGTTTAACGGTCAGGAGTTAGAGGACATTGTTAGGATTCAAACGGAACAGTCGACTTATTCTAGAATGAGTGCCGAAGAAGGGCAGAGGTGCATGCTTCAACTAAAAACCAAATTATATGAACTGGTTGTATTTATGAATCATGTAGATCAAAATATTCACTCGTTGAATTCGTCCTTGCAGCAAATTACGGAGTTTGTTCAAATTGTTCAATCTATTGCGAATCAAACGAATTTACTATCATTGAATTCAGCTATTGAAGCAGCTCGTGCAGGTGAACATGGAAAAGGGTTTGCCGTTGTAGCAAATGAGGTAAGAAAATTAGCGGATCAAACGAAAGAATCTATTGCGCAAATAGATGCTATTGTTCAGACATCAAACGGTTATATGCAAAGTGTGCTTCAATCTGTTGTAGAAGTGAAAGAAGTGATGGAATTGGGAGAAAGAGAATCTACTGTAACGGTCGAATCTTTCGATAAGATTCTTGAATCGGTGGAGAAAGATGTTGTTGGAATGAATAAAATTAAGCAAAATATTCATTCATTTGTGATGGTTATTGATGAAATTAAAGGTGTAACAGAAAAGGTGGCATCTCAGGCGGAAACATTGAATCAGACAGCCGCAGAGTTATAAAAAAAAAGCCCCATTCAAAGGGCTTTTTTATTCTATATCAAATAATAATTCATGATAAGTGCACATATTATTTCGGCATAGCCGTTAATTTTAGGGGAAACGTGCCTATCCCCATCTAGCTATATACTTGCTCATTATAACCATTTAATTTTTGGTTCAGTTTTATTCATAATTCGTTTAATATTGGCTCGATGGCGATAAAAAATAAAAATTGTAAGGACTGCGATGACCAAAATTAGTGGCCAATCGTCCAAATGGAAGATAAAGCAATACGTTAAGGAAGCCACAGCTGCAATCATGGATGATAACGAAACATATTTTGATATGTATAAAGCAATGAAAAAGACTACGAGTAAAAATAAAAATAAGAATGGCTCATATCCGAGTACGACACCTGCAGATGTAGCAACCGCTTTACCGCCTTTAAAACTAGCAAATATCGGAAACATATGTCCAATGGCTGCTAACACACCGGCTAATAGCAGGTGAATATCGGCTCCAAGTAATCCAGGAATAAGGGTCGCTGCCGTACCTTTTAAAATATCCATCAATGTAACAGCAATGCCAGGTTTAATTCCAAGTGTTCGAAATGCATTCGTTGCTCCAAGGTTTTTACTACCATGTTCACGAATATCTACTTTATAAAAGGTTTTACCAATAATTAATCCAGATGGAATGGATCCAATTAAGTAGGCAAGTAATAAAGAAAGTATAATAATTAACATCGAATGGCCCTTTCTAATAAAAAATTCTTGTTTTTTTCTTTAATAAATGGCTATGTTAAACAATATTCTTGCTACAATTAAGTTTGGTTTGTTTTAGCCTCACTCCATGAAACAAAGGAAAAGCGTGTTTTCTGCAAGAGGTCCCGCACAAAAGAAGCCAAAAACAACAGCATCATATAACAAAATTTAATAAATGGCAAGTTAAATAAACGAATGGCTACTTTATTGTACCACTTTCTCGTTAAAAAGGACGGCCAAGTGATAAATTTCCTGAGAAAAAATCTTCTCTATATTATGATTAGAACATCATATTTCTAAAACGAAACGGAAAAGCTGATAAACGAAAAAGATCTGAATATATTTTATCGTATATAAAGTATTAGAATATTGTACCGGAGTGAAGTATAGAAAAGATTCCCTTGCTAATGGAAATCGAGGAAGATTCTTTGTAAAATGGTTGGTAAGATTTAAAAGTATACTATCTTTTGAAAAGGAATGATAAACATGACAATTATAAATCCAAGCAGAGAAGAAATCGGAAAAATATTAAAAAAAGCAAAACGAATTGCTGTTATTGGTTTGTCTAATAATCCAGATCGAACTTCGTATATGGTGACAGAAGCGATGCAAAACTGTGGCTATGAAATTATTCCGGTTAACCCAACGGTAAAAGAGGTACTTGGGGTGAAAGCTGTTGCTTCATTAAAAGATATAGAGGGGCATGTTGATATTGTCAATGTATTCCGACGTTCCGAATTTTTACCGGAAATCGCCAAAGAATTTGTTGAAATAGATGCGGATGTTTTCTGGGCTCAATTAGGAGTAGCGAATCAAGAGGCATATGATTATTTAACAGAGAAAGGCTATACCGTTATTATGGATCGTTGTATTAAAGTTGAACATGCCATGACAAAATAATAGATAAAATGAAGCTGCCATCAGTGAGAATGCTCATTGATGGTTAGTTAAATATATTGCTTATTTAAAACGGATTTGCTAAATAAACAAATACCATCTACAATTAATAGTTGGTATGCATCAAAATGAATAGTTAAGGTGCTAAATCAAGGGACGACAAAAATAGAACACTTGTTCCTTTTTGGAGAATGTATTATACTTAATTTATTCACAGGAGCTTTAACTAGACTAGATTGTTAAAGCTTAGAGTCATTTCATGGTAGTATGATTTGGCCCGGAAATTGGTTTTGTTTAGAAAGGGGAATTTCTGTGGCAAAGAACAGCAAAACAATTGAGTATAACGATGATGCAATTCAAGTACTGGAAGGATTAGAGGCGGTTAGAAAACGTCCTGGTATGTATATCGGCAGTACAGATGTAAGAGGACTTCATCATTTAGTATACGAGATTGTGGATAACTCCGTAGATGAGGCGTTAGCAGGTTTCGGAGATCACATAATAGTCAAAATACATAAAGATAACAGCATCAGTGTGACAGATAAAGGACGCGGTATGCCTACAGGAATGCACAAGCTTGGTAAACCTACCCCAGAAGTTATTTTAACGATTCTCCATGCTGGTGGAAAATTTGGTCAAGGTGGGTATAAAACGAGCGGTGGCCTGCATGGTGTAGGTGCTTCAGTTGTCAATGCTTTGTCAGAATGGCTTGTCGTTACAATCAAGCGAGATGGCTATGTTTATGAGCAGCGTTTCGTAGATGGCGGGAAACCAGAGACGACGTTAGAGAAAATTGGGAAAACGAATCAAACAGGGACAAAAATACATTTCAAACCTGATGCTTCGATTTTTTCAGTTACAACTTTTAACTATCAAACATTAAGCGAACGACTTCGAGAATCTGCTTTTCTATTAAAAGGAATGAAGATTGAGCTTATTGATGAACGACATGGTCAGCAAGAGCTGTTTCATTACGAAAATGGCATCGAAGCGTTTGTAACTTATCTAAATGAAGAAAAAGATTCGCTGCATACGGTTGTTAGTTTTGATGGTAAGCAACATGATATAGAATTAGATTTTGCTTTTCAGTTTAATGATGGGTATTCTGAAAATATTTTAAGCTTTGTAAACAATGTTCGAACAAAAGATGGCGGTACACATGAAATCGGTGTCAAAACTGCGATAACTCGTGCTTTTAATGACTATGCGCGTAAGGCAGGCCTATTAAAAGAAAAAGATAAAAATCTAGAAGGTACAGATATTCGAGAAGGTTTATCAGCGATTATTTCCGTTCGGATTCCCGAGGAGCTGCTGCAATTTGAAGGACAAACGAAGAGTAAGCTTGGTACAAGTGAGGCTCGTTCAGCTGTAGATGCGATTGTGTCTGAACATTTAGCGTACTTTTTTGAAGAGGATCCGACTACAAGCACCTTGCTCATTAAAAAAGCGATTAAAGCGTTTCAAGCTCGTGAAGCAGCGCGAAAGGCACGGGAAGATGCTCGAAGCGGAAAGAAACGAAAGAAATCAGATGCGATTTTATCTGGTAAATTAACGCCAGCTCAATCGAAAAACCCAGATAAAAATGAATTATATCTTGTCGAGGGGGATTCAGCTGGAGGTTCAGCGAAGCAAGGTCGGGATCGTCGTTTTCAAGCTGTATTACCGCTTAGAGGAAAAGTGATTAATACCGAAAAGGCGAAACTTGCGGATGTGTTTAAAAATGAAGAAATTAATACGATTATTCATGCGATTGGCGCAGGAGTCGGGCCAGAATTTAATGTGAGCGATACGAATTACGATAAAGTAGTTATCATGACGGATGCCGATACAGATGGAGCACATATTCAAGTGTTGCTATTAACTTTTTTCTACCGGTATATGAAACCGCTTATTGAAGCGGGAAAAGTATTTATTGCCTTGCCGCCCCTTTATAAGGTGAGCAAAGGGAGCGGGAAAAAGGAAATCCTCGAATATGCGTGGAGCGACGAAGAATTGCAAGCCGCTATCCAAAAAGTAGGAAAAGGCTATACGATTCAACGCTACAAAGGTCTCGGTGAAATGAATGCCGACCAACTATGGGATACGACGATGAATCCAGAAACGAGAACGTTAATCCGAGTGAAAATTGATGATGGTGCACGGGCGGAAAGACGTGTGACGACGTTAATGGGTGATAAAGTAGAACCGCGCCGAAAATGGATCGAGTCGAATGTTGCTTTTGGTCTCGAAGAAGAATCGAATATATTAGATAACGAAAATATGTCGATTGCAGAGGAGGCTGAATAAAGATGGCATCAGAAGAGAGATTTCGTGATTTACCGTTAGAAGAAGTGATTGGTGACCGCTTCGGACGGTACAGCAAATATATTATTCAAGATCGAGCGCTTCCAGATGCACGCGATGGTTTAAAGCCAGTACAGCGCCGGATTTTATATGCAATGCATGTAGAAGGAAATGTACATGATAAGGCGTATCGTAAAGCAGCTAAAACAGTCGGAAATGTAATCGGGAATTATCATCCGCACGGTGATAGCTCGGTTTATGAAGCGATGGTAAGAATGAGTCAAGACTGGAAGCTGCGTAATGTAATGGTACAAATGCATGGAAATAACGGAAGTATTGACGGGGACCCGCCAGCTGCGATGCGTTATACGGAAGCAAGATTATCTGCGATAGCTTCTGAGCTGCTCCGTGATATTGAAAAGCGGACCGTTGATTTTGTTCCAAATTTCGATGATACATCAGAAGAGCCTGTCGTTCTACCGGCGATGTTTCCAAATTTGCTTGTAAATGGTTCGACTGGAATCTCTGCTGGATATGCAACGGAAATTCCACCGCATCAACTAGGTGAGGTTATTGATGCAACGATTATGAGA from Peribacillus asahii carries:
- the acnA gene encoding aconitate hydratase AcnA — its product is MTKNDVYQARKSFEVEGKQYNYYSLAAVEQAGAGQVSKLPYSIKVLLEAVLRQVDGRVITKEHVENLAKWGTSEQKEIDVPFKPSRVILQDFTGVPAVVDLASLRGAMAAVGGDPQKINPEIPVDLVIDHSVQVDKAGTADSLAANMDLEFERNTERYQFLSWAQKSFNNYRAVPPATGIVHQVNLEYLANVVHANENVDGTFEAFPDSVFGTDSHTTMINGIGVLGWGVGGIEAEAGMLGQPSYFPVPEVIGVKLTGRLPQGTTATDLALKVTQVLRAEGVVGKFVEFFGPGVGLLPLADRATIANMAPEYGATCGFFPIDDEALDYLRLTGRDETQIKVVEAYCKNNELFYTADKEDPTYTKVVEINLADIEPNLSGPKRPQDLIPLSQMKQSFHDAINAPMGNQGFGLSEKELDKEITVKFADGTETNMKTGAIAIAAITSCTNTSNPYVMLGAGLIAKKAVEKGLTVPDYVKTSLAPGSKVVTGYLRDAGLQPYLDQLGFNVVGYGCTTCIGNSGPLADEIESAVAEADLLITSVLSGNRNFEGRIHPLVKGNYLASPTLVVAYALAGTVDIDLQKDSLGKDKDGNDVYLNDIWPSIEEVNEVVKATVTPELFRKEYETVFTDNQRWNEIETSNDEIYTFDTKSTYIQNPPFFEGMSAEPGTVNPLSGLRVVGKFGDSVTTDHISPAGSIGKDTPAGIYLRENGVAIRDFNSYGSRRGNHEVMMRGTFANIRIRNQIAPGTEGGFTTYWPTGDVMAIYDACMKYKADGTGLAILAGKDYGMGSSRDWAAKGTNLLGIKTVIAESFERIHRSNLVLMGVLPLQFKAGENAETLGLTGEEAIAVQVDETVKPRDLVKVTATAKDGSVKEFEVLVRFDSEVEIDYYRHGGILPMVLRGKLQA
- a CDS encoding peroxiredoxin family protein, yielding MIKKVIASIFLLSLITFSIVQAMDQQKEKKTEELDQLGGLTIGGEAPDFTLKTLEGKEVSLSDYKGKKVMLNFWATWCPPCKKEMPAMQQFSEEAGEDIVVLAVNMDPENDVEGFALNYELTFPIVLDQPESGSLISEQYKIMSIPTTFFIDRDGIIQHKFFGEMQLKDMERNMNSME
- a CDS encoding FbpB family small basic protein gives rise to the protein MKRHKKTFEQLIQDNKRELLEDYKMLEIIEERIEKRHMQKAE
- a CDS encoding acid-soluble spore protein N; this encodes MSNPKKDSKHFNPNHVGTKQRAFGGNKGKQMQDQTSPTPQVIQTKGE
- the tlp gene encoding small acid-soluble spore protein Tlp, which codes for MTKPNPDNRADNVEKLQTAIENTRENIQAANEAIECSSSADTEAIQAKNERRMESINSMEAEIEDEQAARKNGYKSSNQFQ
- a CDS encoding acyl-CoA thioesterase, whose protein sequence is MHIAEHQIEVRYAETDQMGVVYHANYLVWMELGRTQLIRELGFEYAQMEADGILSPVIDIQVSYKTPVRYGQVAIIKTWIESYDGIRVVYGYEIFNGNQDLAVTGQSSHVCVKKESFRPISIKRLFPEWHEAYEKNKKLV
- a CDS encoding HesB/YadR/YfhF family protein — translated: MNIKISNEAVDWYKEELALSSGAYIRFFVRYGGHSSIQAGFSLGISQERPVHPIVLTEQDGVTFFIEENDLWFFDGHDLIIRFNKKLGEPEFSYAK
- a CDS encoding YycC family protein: MKPLQISPETAIKLAKALNVPLEQVMHMPMPILLKKLAELDENKK
- a CDS encoding globin-coupled sensor protein produces the protein MKVLSKLKKRMNKVLTVNPAAGEIKVSDSEIKKQLKMIDLTENDLRIIFAFGEVIYAQIDELLDGFYQALLEVPGLKSIITKHSTIERLRSTLYTHIVTLFEGVIDDSFVEARLQVAKSHYRIGLASRWYLSAFQSLQNSMLSLIYTYVHNEEEQRAVIFAITKILSFERQLVIQAYEMENLKAREIEYEKVKKDVQRHILGISEELLILSEETHTSIKTLGFNGQELEDIVRIQTEQSTYSRMSAEEGQRCMLQLKTKLYELVVFMNHVDQNIHSLNSSLQQITEFVQIVQSIANQTNLLSLNSAIEAARAGEHGKGFAVVANEVRKLADQTKESIAQIDAIVQTSNGYMQSVLQSVVEVKEVMELGERESTVTVESFDKILESVEKDVVGMNKIKQNIHSFVMVIDEIKGVTEKVASQAETLNQTAAEL
- the plsY gene encoding glycerol-3-phosphate 1-O-acyltransferase PlsY produces the protein MLIIILSLLLAYLIGSIPSGLIIGKTFYKVDIREHGSKNLGATNAFRTLGIKPGIAVTLMDILKGTAATLIPGLLGADIHLLLAGVLAAIGHMFPIFASFKGGKAVATSAGVVLGYEPFLFLFLLVVFFIALYISKYVSLSSMIAAVASLTYCFIFHLDDWPLILVIAVLTIFIFYRHRANIKRIMNKTEPKIKWL
- a CDS encoding CoA-binding protein is translated as MTIINPSREEIGKILKKAKRIAVIGLSNNPDRTSYMVTEAMQNCGYEIIPVNPTVKEVLGVKAVASLKDIEGHVDIVNVFRRSEFLPEIAKEFVEIDADVFWAQLGVANQEAYDYLTEKGYTVIMDRCIKVEHAMTK
- the parE gene encoding DNA topoisomerase IV subunit B, translating into MAKNSKTIEYNDDAIQVLEGLEAVRKRPGMYIGSTDVRGLHHLVYEIVDNSVDEALAGFGDHIIVKIHKDNSISVTDKGRGMPTGMHKLGKPTPEVILTILHAGGKFGQGGYKTSGGLHGVGASVVNALSEWLVVTIKRDGYVYEQRFVDGGKPETTLEKIGKTNQTGTKIHFKPDASIFSVTTFNYQTLSERLRESAFLLKGMKIELIDERHGQQELFHYENGIEAFVTYLNEEKDSLHTVVSFDGKQHDIELDFAFQFNDGYSENILSFVNNVRTKDGGTHEIGVKTAITRAFNDYARKAGLLKEKDKNLEGTDIREGLSAIISVRIPEELLQFEGQTKSKLGTSEARSAVDAIVSEHLAYFFEEDPTTSTLLIKKAIKAFQAREAARKAREDARSGKKRKKSDAILSGKLTPAQSKNPDKNELYLVEGDSAGGSAKQGRDRRFQAVLPLRGKVINTEKAKLADVFKNEEINTIIHAIGAGVGPEFNVSDTNYDKVVIMTDADTDGAHIQVLLLTFFYRYMKPLIEAGKVFIALPPLYKVSKGSGKKEILEYAWSDEELQAAIQKVGKGYTIQRYKGLGEMNADQLWDTTMNPETRTLIRVKIDDGARAERRVTTLMGDKVEPRRKWIESNVAFGLEEESNILDNENMSIAEEAE